One segment of Novipirellula artificiosorum DNA contains the following:
- a CDS encoding glycosyl hydrolase, protein MNRISAITCLSLLVIASLLPQPVLGQALESQFKSPPQSVHPETWFHLIGGNVNKSALTTDLEAVAKAGFQGIQLFHGKGSPWPEVSPQIETLSAPWDDMISHVGDETTRLGLRFTMQNCPGWAMSGGPWITPDKAMRHLISSRTTVQGGQPVSLQLARPQPSDEPWRDYRDVAVIAFPTPLDDSGEDLKPIAVDSNRDASGWMALWKQASPKPVTIDPGEDPTWLELSFAEPTHLRSIELPPVELLMKRRNFDPATRIELDAFVEGQWQAVAKRDIPRGNWQDRQPEHPLVLAFPDTRSTRFRLTFVSQHPLELSYLRLFATARIHDWRGQAGYALRSLDRSAPPVQDPASWIASDSIVDLSERLQAGGQMRWNAPPGDWTILRFGHVNTGVKNKPAPPEATGFECDKLSTAGADQHFAGYIGRITAAGGPADGQLKGMLIDSWECYTQTWTPSMEREFAARCGYELRSWFPTLAGYVVEDHETSERFLRDWRKTISDMLVQNYFGRLAELARQRGLRLSFETALGDVSPGDILEYFKSADTPMCEFWQPNDPHQGGLETKPILPAVSAAHLYGKQTIAAEAFTNIGLRWDEHPYRLKHMADRHFTYGINHLIFHTYTHNPRTDVVPGTSFGGRIGTPFLRGQTWWQQMPRFTDYIARCELMLRQGNPVASVLRYLGDDVDHKPRQDAPFPIGYKQDYLNADALHHRISVREGELVSPEGIRWRVIWLPTEECKRLTTATLKRLHELISQGAIVIGNPPESSPTLRDASPLRDAEGKQDDFDSWVRRLWGDANAKTGDRTVGAGRLLWSPQIGSTQNEAASFQELLLRLEIPPDVLGTLDATWCHRQTETSEIYFLAANRARGLDRNVQFSAVGRPEWWDPMTGETTKIEVYQQTSSHTTIPLHLPAAGSLFVVFQNSKKQPVATRIEHDDDVVVDAKTPVDSSPPTNEFPFGLQPGDELQPWVDPPSPQPRVLDEHHLLVWEDGQYRVVCDDKPLLTTKVSGLRVREVAGPWKLDFPAGWDTPTQVAIEGVKPWSTLDDPTARAFSGSAMYRAPLNVEASELGRPLQLDLGQVHVIAEVSINGKQVGTLWAPPFRMDIAAHVHEGENVLQVTVTNPWHNRLVFDANLPAEERKTWTYQAPDKNASLLPAGLSGPVVVRVGQVVEF, encoded by the coding sequence TCGGGGACGAAACAACTCGATTGGGTCTGCGATTCACGATGCAGAACTGTCCGGGGTGGGCGATGTCCGGGGGACCTTGGATCACGCCGGATAAGGCAATGCGTCATCTGATCAGTAGCCGAACGACGGTGCAGGGTGGTCAACCGGTTTCCTTGCAGCTGGCCCGACCGCAACCAAGTGACGAGCCTTGGCGCGATTACCGCGACGTTGCGGTGATCGCGTTTCCCACGCCACTTGATGATTCCGGTGAAGACTTGAAGCCCATCGCTGTCGACAGCAATCGCGATGCATCGGGTTGGATGGCGTTGTGGAAGCAAGCCTCTCCAAAGCCCGTCACGATCGATCCCGGTGAGGATCCAACATGGCTTGAGTTGAGTTTTGCTGAGCCAACGCACTTGCGTTCGATCGAACTGCCACCCGTTGAATTGTTGATGAAGCGACGGAATTTTGACCCCGCGACTCGCATCGAGCTCGATGCCTTTGTCGAGGGGCAATGGCAAGCCGTTGCGAAAAGGGATATCCCACGGGGCAACTGGCAAGATCGCCAACCGGAGCACCCACTCGTGCTGGCGTTTCCTGACACGCGGTCGACACGGTTTCGCTTGACGTTTGTTTCGCAGCATCCGCTGGAGCTCTCGTACTTGCGATTGTTCGCGACGGCTCGAATCCATGATTGGCGTGGTCAAGCTGGTTATGCGCTGCGCAGCCTCGACCGCAGTGCGCCGCCGGTTCAAGACCCCGCCAGTTGGATCGCGTCGGATTCGATCGTCGACCTTTCCGAGAGGCTGCAAGCGGGCGGCCAGATGAGATGGAACGCACCGCCCGGGGATTGGACGATCCTGCGATTCGGCCACGTCAACACCGGAGTGAAGAACAAACCTGCGCCTCCGGAAGCGACTGGCTTTGAGTGCGACAAGCTTTCCACCGCCGGTGCCGACCAGCACTTTGCCGGCTACATCGGCCGCATCACAGCAGCTGGCGGACCTGCCGACGGGCAGTTGAAGGGGATGTTGATCGATAGCTGGGAATGTTACACGCAAACCTGGACCCCCTCGATGGAACGTGAGTTCGCTGCGCGATGCGGGTACGAGCTGCGATCGTGGTTTCCGACGCTCGCTGGCTACGTCGTTGAGGACCATGAAACCAGTGAGCGGTTCCTGCGTGATTGGCGAAAAACCATCAGCGACATGTTGGTGCAAAACTACTTTGGGCGACTCGCGGAACTTGCACGTCAGCGTGGACTCCGTCTTTCTTTTGAAACCGCACTGGGCGATGTGTCGCCCGGTGATATTTTGGAGTACTTTAAGTCCGCGGACACCCCAATGTGCGAGTTCTGGCAACCGAACGATCCGCACCAGGGAGGTCTTGAGACGAAGCCGATTTTGCCCGCGGTGTCTGCGGCACATCTGTACGGAAAACAAACCATTGCCGCTGAAGCGTTTACCAACATTGGCCTTCGCTGGGACGAGCACCCGTACCGACTGAAACACATGGCGGATCGTCATTTCACGTACGGAATCAACCATCTCATCTTTCATACGTACACGCACAACCCGCGCACCGATGTCGTTCCGGGAACCTCATTTGGCGGTCGGATTGGCACGCCGTTTTTGCGAGGCCAAACTTGGTGGCAGCAGATGCCACGGTTTACCGATTACATCGCACGTTGTGAGCTGATGCTCCGTCAGGGAAATCCCGTGGCGAGCGTCCTCCGCTATCTCGGCGATGACGTCGATCACAAACCGCGTCAAGATGCACCCTTTCCAATCGGTTACAAGCAGGACTACTTGAACGCCGATGCACTGCATCATCGGATCAGCGTCCGAGAGGGTGAGCTTGTCTCTCCGGAAGGTATCCGTTGGCGTGTGATTTGGTTGCCGACCGAAGAATGCAAACGGCTTACCACGGCAACCCTCAAGCGGCTGCACGAGCTGATTTCCCAAGGTGCGATCGTCATCGGAAACCCACCCGAATCAAGCCCAACCCTTCGCGACGCGTCCCCCCTTCGCGACGCAGAGGGGAAGCAAGACGACTTCGATTCGTGGGTGCGCCGATTGTGGGGTGATGCAAACGCCAAGACCGGTGACCGAACCGTTGGCGCCGGCCGATTGCTTTGGTCCCCGCAAATCGGGTCCACGCAAAACGAAGCCGCATCGTTTCAAGAGTTGCTCTTGCGATTGGAGATCCCTCCCGATGTTCTCGGGACGCTGGATGCGACCTGGTGTCACCGACAAACCGAGACCTCGGAGATCTACTTCCTCGCCGCCAATCGTGCACGGGGTCTGGATCGCAATGTTCAGTTTTCCGCAGTCGGTCGCCCCGAGTGGTGGGATCCGATGACCGGCGAGACGACCAAGATCGAGGTCTACCAACAAACATCGTCTCACACGACGATCCCACTTCATTTGCCCGCTGCGGGAAGCCTGTTTGTGGTGTTTCAAAACAGCAAAAAGCAGCCTGTGGCAACGCGGATCGAGCACGATGATGACGTGGTTGTCGATGCCAAGACGCCGGTCGATTCCAGTCCTCCGACGAATGAGTTTCCGTTTGGGCTGCAACCGGGTGACGAGCTTCAACCTTGGGTCGACCCTCCATCCCCGCAACCTCGTGTGTTGGATGAGCACCATTTGTTGGTTTGGGAAGACGGGCAATACCGAGTTGTTTGTGACGACAAGCCCCTTTTGACCACGAAAGTCAGCGGACTTCGTGTGCGCGAAGTTGCTGGGCCTTGGAAGTTGGATTTCCCGGCTGGCTGGGATACGCCAACACAAGTGGCCATCGAAGGCGTGAAGCCTTGGTCCACCCTCGATGACCCTACGGCTCGAGCGTTTTCAGGGTCGGCCATGTATCGGGCCCCGTTGAATGTTGAGGCGTCCGAGTTGGGCAGACCCCTGCAATTGGACTTGGGGCAGGTCCATGTGATCGCGGAAGTCTCGATCAATGGGAAACAAGTCGGCACGCTCTGGGCTCCGCCCTTCCGAATGGACATTGCAGCGCACGTCCACGAAGGCGAAAACGTGCTTCAGGTCACCGTGACCAATCCCTGGCATAACCGACTGGTATTCGACGCTAACTTACCCGCCGAAGAACGCAAGACGTGGACCTACCAAGCCCCGGACAAGAACGCGTCCCTGCTACCAGCCGGTTTGAGTGGGCCGGTGGTGGTTCGCGTCGGGCAAGTGGTCGAGTTTTAG